The Oceanispirochaeta sp. M1 genome contains a region encoding:
- a CDS encoding serine/threonine protein kinase: MNSNAGDFDSLEPSLIIDAVEKESGLSLSPLVHPLPSYINRVYELQDDEGGRFVAKFYRPGRWSEEAIREEHDFMEDCHEMDIPLALPEILKSEDTLGRTEEGILFALYPYKSGRLWEFREDDEQWYRLGQLIGRMHSAGRQDDAPSRPRIHPGGTFLRDCSEILEKNWIPGGHAGEFEKLASDISDLINPLFRDVEEHRIHGDFHCGNILDRMDQGLMIIDFDDMATGPAVQDFWLLLPGHASACRKEFFMLLDGYQEFCEMNPDALGLVEPLRVMRMVYFLAWCGRQKDDYSFRTHYPDWGSEVFWENEIMDLQNQLQEIRDFE; encoded by the coding sequence ATGAATAGTAATGCAGGAGATTTCGACTCCCTTGAACCTTCACTCATAATTGATGCCGTAGAGAAAGAGAGTGGACTCTCACTGTCTCCTCTGGTACATCCTCTTCCCAGTTATATTAATAGGGTTTATGAACTTCAGGATGATGAGGGGGGACGCTTTGTAGCCAAGTTCTACCGTCCCGGACGCTGGTCTGAAGAGGCTATCAGGGAAGAACATGATTTTATGGAAGACTGTCATGAGATGGATATTCCTCTGGCCCTCCCCGAAATACTGAAATCCGAGGACACACTGGGTAGAACGGAGGAGGGAATCCTCTTTGCCCTGTATCCCTATAAAAGCGGAAGGCTCTGGGAGTTTCGGGAAGATGATGAGCAGTGGTACCGCCTGGGGCAGCTCATTGGGAGAATGCACAGCGCCGGCCGGCAGGATGATGCTCCCAGCAGACCGAGAATCCATCCTGGTGGAACCTTTCTTCGGGACTGCAGTGAGATTCTGGAGAAAAACTGGATACCCGGCGGTCATGCAGGAGAGTTTGAAAAACTTGCATCAGATATTTCAGATCTGATTAATCCTCTTTTTCGGGATGTTGAGGAGCATCGTATTCACGGTGATTTTCATTGCGGAAATATTCTGGATAGAATGGATCAGGGGCTGATGATTATTGACTTTGACGATATGGCTACCGGCCCTGCAGTACAGGATTTCTGGCTCCTGCTTCCCGGTCATGCTTCAGCCTGCAGAAAAGAGTTTTTTATGCTCCTGGATGGGTATCAGGAATTCTGTGAAATGAATCCCGATGCCCTTGGATTGGTAGAACCCCTGCGAGTTATGCGCATGGTCTATTTTCTGGCCTGGTGCGGTCGGCAGAAGGATGACTACAGTTTCCGAACACACTATCCTGACTGGGGGAGTGAAGTCTTCTGGGAAAATGAAATAATGGATCTTCAGAACCAGCTGCAGGAAATCAGGGATTTTGAATAA
- a CDS encoding chromate transporter produces MNNPKVHLKELYTTFFKIGSVSFGGGYAMLPMLEKELSEKRNWVSEEELLDYYAIGQSTPGIIAINTATFVGYKTAGIPGALAATMGMVTPSLIIIILIASFLDHFDEQPLVQKALKGVNIAVAVLLISSVWKFAKKTVKNIWGGLLCLAAFMAVGFTAVSPIPVVLTAALLGVLSFFVQGRHKS; encoded by the coding sequence ATGAATAATCCGAAGGTTCATCTAAAAGAACTCTATACGACATTTTTTAAAATAGGTTCCGTCAGTTTCGGGGGGGGCTATGCCATGCTTCCCATGCTTGAAAAAGAGCTTTCTGAAAAAAGAAACTGGGTCAGCGAGGAAGAACTGCTGGATTATTATGCCATCGGACAGTCCACACCCGGAATTATCGCCATTAACACGGCGACCTTTGTGGGATATAAGACCGCAGGAATTCCAGGTGCCCTGGCAGCAACCATGGGAATGGTTACTCCATCCCTGATAATTATCATACTGATTGCTAGCTTTCTGGACCATTTTGACGAACAGCCTCTGGTACAGAAAGCATTGAAGGGAGTCAATATTGCAGTAGCGGTACTTCTTATCTCATCAGTATGGAAGTTCGCAAAAAAAACTGTAAAAAATATATGGGGAGGCCTTCTCTGCCTGGCAGCCTTTATGGCTGTGGGGTTTACTGCGGTCTCTCCCATACCCGTTGTACTTACGGCAGCCCTCTTGGGTGTACTCTCCTTTTTTGTACAGGGGAGGCATAAATCATGA
- the thrS gene encoding threonine--tRNA ligase produces the protein MTSKEQKKLEKLQKMRHSMAHVMAGAVLKLMPEAKFAIGPAIDNGFYYDFDLPRNLTNEDLAAIEEGMKEIIKSNVAFEKEVLSRGEALEMFKDQPYKAELIQELPEDEEISIFKMGDLFVDLCRGPHVEDTSRLNSQGFKLLSIAGAYWRGDEKRPMLQRIYATAFGDPKALKAHLEFLEEMEKRDHRRVGKELDLYSLHEKAGPGLVYWHPKGARMRVTIEDFWRKEHYKNGYEMVFTPHVGKSWLWETSGHLDFYKEGMYPNMVMDNVDYYAKPMNCPFHIMIYNNGKHSYKELPFRWAELGTVYRNERSGTLHGLLRVRGFTQDDAHLICTPDQMGDEISEVLRFSLFMLRSFGFNDISAYLSTMPEKSVGEKVHWDAATESLRTAIEKEGLEYKIDEGGGAFYGPKIDLKVKDTMGREWQLSTIQFDFNLPERFDMTFVDRDGQEKRPYVIHRALLGSIERFFGVLIENYGGAFPVWLAPLQVKVIPVSEKFSDYAKEVEKALRAAEIIVDTDLSDDRMNAKIRNAQNQKIPYMLVVGEKEMNEKAVSIRIRTGEQLNGMALDEAILMIRDKIEKKEMP, from the coding sequence ATGACCAGCAAAGAACAGAAAAAATTGGAAAAACTTCAGAAAATGCGTCACTCCATGGCCCATGTCATGGCGGGAGCCGTTCTGAAACTGATGCCCGAAGCCAAGTTTGCAATCGGGCCGGCCATTGATAACGGATTTTATTACGATTTTGATCTACCCAGAAATCTGACTAATGAAGATCTTGCAGCTATTGAAGAGGGTATGAAAGAGATCATCAAGAGCAATGTTGCTTTTGAAAAAGAAGTACTCAGCCGTGGCGAGGCACTGGAGATGTTTAAAGATCAGCCTTATAAAGCAGAGCTGATTCAAGAGCTCCCTGAGGACGAAGAGATTTCAATCTTCAAGATGGGTGATCTTTTCGTAGATCTCTGCCGGGGACCTCATGTGGAGGATACCAGCCGCTTGAATTCTCAGGGATTCAAGCTCCTCTCCATCGCCGGTGCCTACTGGCGGGGTGATGAGAAAAGACCCATGCTCCAGAGGATCTATGCAACCGCTTTCGGTGATCCCAAGGCTCTGAAGGCACATCTGGAATTCCTGGAAGAGATGGAAAAAAGGGACCATAGACGGGTCGGTAAAGAACTGGATCTCTACAGTCTTCATGAAAAAGCAGGTCCCGGACTTGTCTACTGGCATCCCAAGGGCGCCCGGATGAGAGTAACCATCGAAGACTTCTGGAGAAAAGAGCATTATAAAAACGGATATGAAATGGTATTTACCCCCCATGTCGGAAAATCCTGGCTCTGGGAGACTTCCGGGCATCTGGATTTCTATAAGGAAGGGATGTATCCCAATATGGTAATGGACAATGTCGATTACTACGCCAAGCCCATGAACTGTCCTTTTCATATAATGATTTATAATAACGGCAAGCACTCCTATAAGGAGCTGCCCTTCCGCTGGGCCGAACTCGGTACGGTCTACCGCAATGAACGTTCAGGAACTCTTCATGGTCTTCTCAGAGTCCGCGGTTTTACTCAGGATGATGCACACCTGATCTGTACTCCCGATCAGATGGGGGATGAAATCTCAGAAGTTCTCCGTTTCAGCCTCTTTATGCTGCGTTCCTTCGGATTCAATGATATCTCCGCCTATCTTTCCACCATGCCTGAAAAGAGTGTTGGAGAAAAGGTTCACTGGGATGCGGCTACCGAATCACTGAGAACTGCCATTGAAAAAGAGGGCCTGGAGTATAAGATTGATGAAGGGGGAGGTGCGTTCTACGGTCCCAAGATTGACCTGAAGGTCAAGGATACAATGGGACGGGAATGGCAGCTGTCTACTATTCAGTTCGACTTTAACCTGCCCGAGCGTTTTGATATGACCTTTGTGGATAGGGACGGACAGGAAAAACGTCCTTATGTAATACATAGAGCCCTTCTGGGATCTATCGAACGCTTTTTCGGTGTTCTTATCGAGAATTACGGCGGCGCCTTTCCCGTATGGCTGGCACCTCTGCAGGTCAAAGTTATTCCCGTAAGTGAGAAATTCTCTGATTATGCCAAAGAAGTTGAAAAAGCACTCCGGGCGGCGGAAATCATTGTGGATACCGATCTCTCTGATGACCGTATGAATGCCAAGATTCGAAATGCTCAGAATCAGAAGATTCCCTATATGTTGGTGGTTGGAGAGAAGGAAATGAATGAAAAGGCCGTCAGTATTCGTATCAGAACCGGTGAACAGCTCAACGGCATGGCTCTTGATGAAGCTATTTTAATGATCAGAGATAAGATTGAGAAGAAGGAAATGCCTTAA
- a CDS encoding lipopolysaccharide assembly protein LapB, protein MKPLKNIFLIFFLFAAFQPLSAAENKKNSSVLDDVDRLITQKQYQSAWTLLHDEAEDLDISDMILKKTELTLLYYAKTNLHQMFAFADLRENEELSDIRGQEGSFDFKLYDPAGALTMVIKENPDRREAYYWLAEYYHQVMTLYGEEWEKPQEDIRSLVIANFRMAAALGMETEEIYSKLSYTELLSGSWEAAVEDLQKALEYNNANPAYYHDLAIAHLNMKKNNEALSYIEKAINLYTDPFYKADSAFLASTIALHLEDSDKAESYLIKGGAFSPDDYRFPDRLIRLYLNKSDFVNARDAAGDLFAMYPENPANCTTIIQYFYSVGKLDETSVFFKTQLEKYQGQAEILGNLYFHKAISARYQGLNDEALESFTVAETEFAKVYSRDNQVFQAIEKMTAELLPTE, encoded by the coding sequence ATGAAGCCTTTAAAAAACATATTTCTGATCTTTTTCCTCTTTGCAGCTTTTCAACCACTGAGTGCTGCTGAAAACAAAAAAAACAGCTCGGTCCTGGATGATGTAGACCGCCTGATAACTCAGAAACAGTATCAAAGTGCATGGACCCTGCTCCACGATGAAGCAGAAGATCTGGATATATCAGATATGATTCTTAAAAAAACTGAACTGACCCTGCTCTACTATGCCAAAACCAATCTCCATCAGATGTTTGCCTTTGCGGATCTCAGAGAGAATGAAGAACTGAGCGATATAAGGGGACAGGAAGGGAGTTTCGACTTCAAACTCTATGATCCGGCTGGCGCTCTGACAATGGTGATAAAGGAGAATCCCGACAGACGGGAGGCCTACTACTGGCTGGCTGAATACTATCACCAGGTAATGACCCTGTATGGTGAAGAGTGGGAAAAGCCTCAGGAAGATATTCGCTCCCTGGTAATTGCCAACTTCCGGATGGCTGCGGCTCTGGGGATGGAAACAGAAGAGATATACTCAAAACTGTCTTACACTGAGCTTCTTTCAGGCAGCTGGGAGGCGGCGGTAGAAGATCTGCAGAAGGCTCTCGAATATAACAATGCCAACCCGGCCTACTACCATGACCTGGCCATAGCCCATCTGAATATGAAAAAAAATAATGAAGCCCTCTCCTATATCGAAAAGGCCATCAATCTCTATACCGATCCCTTCTACAAAGCGGACAGCGCGTTCCTTGCGTCTACGATTGCACTCCATCTTGAAGACAGCGACAAGGCAGAATCATATCTCATCAAGGGTGGAGCCTTCTCTCCCGATGACTATCGTTTCCCGGACAGACTGATCCGTCTCTACCTGAATAAATCTGACTTTGTTAATGCACGTGATGCTGCTGGAGATCTTTTTGCCATGTATCCTGAAAATCCTGCCAACTGTACCACCATCATTCAATACTTCTACAGCGTCGGGAAACTGGATGAAACATCTGTTTTCTTCAAAACCCAATTGGAAAAATATCAGGGACAAGCCGAGATACTGGGCAATCTTTACTTCCACAAGGCCATAAGCGCCAGATATCAGGGCTTGAATGATGAAGCTCTGGAGTCATTCACAGTGGCAGAGACTGAGTTCGCAAAGGTTTATTCCAGAGATAATCAGGTTTTCCAGGCTATTGAGAAGATGACTGCTGAACTTCTTCCGACAGAGTAG
- a CDS encoding NUDIX domain-containing protein, translating into MSRCTNIPASYLILLKDRKILLLQRRNTGFRDGEYSFIAGHVEEGESFTTAVIREAQEEAGIHIREEDLKTAHVMHRKSDDSVRMDVFFTAEEWQGEIINREPEKCSDLSWFPMDKLPEKTIPYIRKVVDYIREDCYYSEEGWLPAP; encoded by the coding sequence ATGAGCCGCTGTACCAATATACCCGCCTCGTATCTCATCCTTTTAAAAGATAGAAAGATTCTTCTGCTCCAGCGTAGGAATACCGGATTCAGAGACGGTGAATACAGCTTTATAGCCGGACATGTGGAAGAGGGAGAATCCTTCACTACCGCAGTAATAAGAGAAGCACAGGAAGAAGCCGGAATCCATATTAGAGAAGAGGATTTAAAAACCGCCCATGTAATGCACAGGAAGTCTGATGATTCAGTAAGAATGGATGTGTTCTTCACTGCAGAAGAGTGGCAGGGAGAAATCATAAACAGGGAACCAGAAAAATGCTCTGATCTTTCATGGTTCCCCATGGATAAGCTCCCGGAAAAAACCATCCCCTACATTAGAAAGGTTGTGGATTATATCCGGGAAGACTGTTATTACAGTGAGGAGGGCTGGCTACCAGCTCCCTGA
- a CDS encoding helix-turn-helix domain-containing protein, translating to MKGSIRFNWRKGTNSRQLIWKSSVPGIFLLLMIGMIFYVSSSQVQRNLTRQYFSSSSKTAIQAIDQVYTPLLLTFKISSLWVQIGQIDDLGDPGIYGDSLKSLMLQEFLIQSLTFRDSTGKELDAYTLENGDIELFINEKDAAQTLNTMRESSGMSFVNTLGFTEIEEKSRVSPLKLSQSYNLPVLNKSGVTLYYKLYKDSETYIELWLDFSLKQLATAISEYSIDENTVIFILLDDEDFVTYPIRELLKIKRTSEGGTPFELKSNPLDIEIIQAIYNLMENPDSTASSINRISLPSGDWWTQYSTIELMDSSIVIGSYTPEDNLLIARIQNPLIILLIVITAFIGFYFFLLFNDYRTVLKTQLVITEEEKVKQMIILGENLYCEFKSSMRWDYKEECASKIMEQVIMKSISAFSNSDGGTLLVGVQDDGEILGLEKDYACLKEVGKDYFELHLRTLMSNMFGVAYPVSNIKVDFPVINGCEICRINIRPGDKPLYIVNNEKGSGKTEKFFVRSGNSSRQISSLKEITDYVMNRFS from the coding sequence TTGAAAGGCAGCATAAGATTTAACTGGAGAAAAGGGACCAACAGCAGACAGCTCATATGGAAAAGCAGTGTTCCCGGTATTTTTCTACTGCTGATGATCGGCATGATTTTCTATGTCAGCAGCAGCCAGGTACAGCGGAATCTCACCAGACAGTATTTCAGCAGCAGTTCAAAGACTGCGATCCAGGCCATTGACCAGGTATACACTCCTTTGCTCCTGACGTTCAAAATATCCTCACTCTGGGTTCAGATCGGGCAGATTGATGATTTAGGAGATCCCGGGATTTATGGTGACAGTCTTAAATCACTGATGCTCCAGGAATTCCTGATCCAGTCTTTAACATTCCGGGACAGTACAGGAAAGGAGCTGGATGCATATACACTGGAGAATGGAGATATTGAATTATTTATAAACGAAAAAGATGCAGCTCAAACCCTGAATACAATGAGAGAATCCAGTGGTATGAGTTTTGTTAATACCCTGGGTTTTACGGAAATTGAAGAAAAGAGCAGGGTAAGTCCTTTGAAACTGAGCCAGTCTTACAATCTTCCCGTACTGAATAAAAGCGGTGTCACCCTCTATTACAAACTGTATAAGGACAGTGAAACCTATATTGAGTTGTGGCTGGATTTCTCTTTGAAACAGCTGGCTACGGCAATATCTGAATACTCAATTGATGAAAATACTGTCATCTTTATTCTTCTTGATGATGAAGATTTTGTGACATATCCAATTCGGGAGCTTCTGAAGATAAAAAGAACGTCCGAGGGAGGAACACCCTTTGAGCTTAAATCCAATCCCCTTGATATTGAAATTATTCAGGCTATTTACAATCTTATGGAAAATCCTGACAGTACCGCATCCAGTATTAACAGAATATCTCTCCCGAGCGGAGACTGGTGGACGCAATACAGCACCATAGAGCTTATGGATTCATCAATTGTCATAGGCAGCTACACCCCGGAAGATAACCTGCTTATCGCCCGAATTCAGAATCCTCTAATCATTTTGCTCATAGTTATCACTGCTTTCATCGGCTTCTATTTTTTCCTGCTCTTCAATGACTATAGAACTGTCCTGAAGACACAGCTTGTTATTACTGAAGAAGAAAAAGTAAAACAGATGATAATTCTGGGAGAAAATCTTTACTGTGAGTTCAAATCATCCATGCGCTGGGATTACAAGGAAGAGTGTGCCAGCAAAATCATGGAGCAGGTCATCATGAAATCCATCTCAGCATTCAGCAACAGCGATGGAGGAACTCTATTGGTGGGCGTTCAGGACGATGGAGAGATTCTCGGACTGGAAAAAGATTACGCCTGCCTCAAGGAAGTGGGAAAAGACTACTTTGAACTTCATCTCAGGACGCTGATGTCCAATATGTTCGGCGTTGCTTATCCGGTTAGCAATATCAAGGTGGATTTTCCTGTGATAAACGGCTGTGAGATATGCAGAATAAACATAAGACCCGGAGATAAGCCGCTCTACATAGTAAACAATGAAAAGGGAAGCGGGAAAACTGAAAAGTTCTTTGTACGCTCCGGTAATTCATCAAGACAAATCAGCAGTCTGAAAGAAATTACAGACTACGTCATGAACCGCTTCAGTTGA
- a CDS encoding YgcG family protein — MRNKITTLLFLFVLIPFSLSALEVPPLEGRVNDRARIFSSSQARELEQYLTALESQSSVQMAVLTIPGLDGDDLEGYSIRVADEWKLGQEGMDNGILLLLAVEDRKVRFEIGYGLEGTLTDAKSGYIVREIMIPYFSKDDYAGGIMAASSAVAGVVTGGKDISQAAMDKSGRSGQQSSRRSVPVNLLVILFILFFNSFGRMGRKGRGGLFQLLFLNSLLGSSRRSGWGSGGSSSGGGFGGGGGFGGGGGFGGGGGGFGGGGASGSW; from the coding sequence ATGCGGAATAAAATAACAACTTTACTATTCCTTTTTGTACTGATCCCTTTTTCACTGTCTGCTCTGGAAGTTCCTCCTCTTGAGGGGCGTGTAAATGACAGGGCCCGTATCTTCTCCTCCTCACAAGCCCGGGAGCTGGAGCAGTATCTTACTGCTCTTGAATCGCAAAGTTCGGTACAGATGGCTGTTCTGACGATTCCCGGTCTCGATGGTGATGACCTGGAAGGATACTCCATACGTGTTGCGGATGAGTGGAAACTGGGGCAGGAAGGTATGGATAACGGAATTCTGCTCCTGCTGGCGGTTGAAGATCGAAAGGTGCGTTTTGAGATCGGATATGGTCTTGAGGGTACTCTGACTGATGCCAAAAGCGGTTATATTGTCCGTGAAATAATGATTCCCTATTTCTCAAAAGACGATTATGCAGGGGGTATTATGGCTGCATCCTCGGCTGTAGCCGGGGTTGTGACTGGCGGAAAGGATATCAGCCAGGCGGCAATGGATAAATCCGGTAGAAGCGGTCAGCAGTCCTCGAGGCGTTCCGTCCCTGTGAATCTTCTGGTTATTCTGTTTATTCTGTTTTTTAATTCCTTCGGACGTATGGGGCGCAAGGGCAGGGGAGGTCTGTTTCAGCTCCTTTTCCTCAATTCTCTTCTGGGATCTTCAAGAAGATCAGGCTGGGGTTCCGGAGGCAGCAGTTCCGGCGGCGGCTTCGGCGGAGGTGGCGGCTTCGGCGGAGGTGGCGGCTTCGGTGGAGGTGGCGGCGGCTTCGGCGGCGGCGGTGCCTCAGGGAGCTGGTAG
- a CDS encoding histidine phosphatase family protein, whose protein sequence is MNEMYLMRHGETEWNREKRYQGQLDSPLTETGRSRTLLQKKRIQTLHFSNVYCSPLGRTRNTLNILSPDTDKINFEDGLKEVSLGILQGKTHNELSSEEAEAQHNFWHNPGSFELEGAESMPVLENRVRTFLDKLENEKGPILVVTHTVIIKMILKILESRPIERLWEDPFLHPATILVIDRKNGSTVKEVIHPEEDMPRPGSYTA, encoded by the coding sequence ATGAATGAAATGTACCTAATGCGCCACGGAGAAACAGAGTGGAACAGGGAGAAACGTTACCAGGGACAACTGGACTCTCCTTTAACAGAAACCGGGAGGTCCAGAACCCTCCTGCAGAAAAAGAGAATTCAAACTCTTCATTTTTCCAATGTCTACTGCAGCCCCCTGGGCAGAACCCGCAATACCCTGAATATCCTATCTCCCGATACTGATAAAATAAACTTTGAAGATGGTCTGAAAGAGGTATCCCTGGGGATTCTTCAGGGAAAAACCCATAATGAACTCAGCAGTGAAGAAGCAGAGGCTCAGCATAATTTCTGGCACAATCCCGGTAGTTTTGAACTGGAAGGTGCCGAAAGCATGCCGGTACTTGAAAACAGAGTCCGGACATTTCTTGACAAACTTGAAAATGAGAAGGGACCGATCCTTGTAGTGACCCATACGGTTATAATCAAAATGATCCTCAAGATTCTTGAATCAAGACCCATTGAAAGACTCTGGGAGGATCCCTTTCTTCATCCGGCCACAATTCTTGTAATAGATAGAAAAAACGGTTCCACAGTAAAAGAGGTCATCCATCCCGAAGAGGATATGCCACGGCCCGGCAGCTACACAGCTTGA
- a CDS encoding TPM domain-containing protein, translating to MKKSLLNKDEQISISAAVRKAESSTSGEISTALIGESSDYAFYELRASVAFAVLLYIVQLQFYPGMNAYIETLYWNNPAWVTPMVIGMISFLGGGIFYFISNIPAVDRIIIPKNIMKSRVRSRALRHFTESGVYATADGTGILIFISLMERRVEILADRGISEKISEDEWAEVVSELTESLAGNELATGLIKAVESCGLKLKDHFPIAEDDVNELSDDLVILEE from the coding sequence ATGAAAAAAAGTCTTTTAAATAAAGACGAGCAGATATCAATATCAGCAGCTGTCAGAAAAGCGGAATCCTCTACTTCGGGTGAGATTTCTACAGCACTCATAGGAGAGAGCTCTGATTATGCTTTTTACGAGCTGAGAGCATCTGTTGCTTTTGCTGTGCTCCTCTATATTGTTCAGCTCCAGTTTTATCCCGGTATGAATGCATATATTGAGACTCTTTACTGGAATAATCCGGCCTGGGTGACTCCCATGGTTATTGGAATGATCTCATTTCTCGGGGGAGGAATCTTTTACTTCATTAGTAATATTCCTGCAGTAGACCGCATTATCATTCCTAAGAATATTATGAAATCCAGGGTTCGAAGCAGAGCTCTGAGACATTTTACAGAGTCCGGAGTCTATGCCACTGCCGATGGTACAGGAATCCTTATCTTTATCTCATTGATGGAGAGACGGGTGGAAATACTGGCGGACAGAGGTATCAGTGAAAAAATTTCTGAAGATGAGTGGGCTGAAGTAGTCTCAGAGCTGACAGAGAGTCTGGCCGGGAATGAGCTTGCCACTGGACTGATCAAGGCAGTAGAGAGCTGCGGATTGAAACTTAAAGATCATTTTCCTATTGCTGAAGATGATGTAAACGAACTGAGCGATGACCTTGTCATCCTGGAGGAGTGA
- a CDS encoding GGDEF domain-containing protein, translating to MFFRRKDYQLPEEYRELYLSEQNAFNFRHMKIVTLTIILIIAVLLLEYLFFPRSDTVEYNHVYKVIFSLILGDGILFLFIPKVLRFEISDLGKKVLLLLYLYTLSFLFMGLTYFDLYFGMELSGFLIVLLSLSTMIWLNPKEFAYLSTFVLFLLILSYLILSSLITIELEHIIQALVFYGLSWVLYLSISTVRIENFLNRITMEKQYEMLETESVTDPLTGLYNRRYLKEEIQKELSRSERSGIRFCILMIDIDHFKKINDNYGHITGDDVLKELSTILRNSVRISDKVFRYGGEEFIVLLPETVAIDAKILGERIREKIENFSFSGVRKKVTISAGIAQTSVDCTQELLIQKADKRLYMAKEGGRNAVVWSNGSSSQDDL from the coding sequence ATGTTTTTCAGAAGAAAAGATTATCAGCTGCCCGAAGAGTATAGAGAGCTCTATTTATCAGAGCAGAATGCATTCAATTTCCGTCACATGAAAATTGTGACTCTCACTATAATTTTAATAATAGCAGTATTGCTGTTGGAGTATCTCTTTTTTCCAAGATCAGATACAGTTGAATATAATCATGTTTATAAGGTGATTTTTTCTCTGATATTGGGTGACGGAATTCTATTTCTTTTCATTCCTAAGGTACTGAGATTCGAAATTTCGGATTTAGGCAAAAAAGTTCTGCTTCTCCTGTATCTTTACACTCTCTCCTTTCTGTTTATGGGACTTACATACTTTGATCTCTATTTTGGTATGGAACTGTCAGGATTTCTCATCGTTTTGTTGTCCCTCAGTACCATGATCTGGTTAAATCCTAAAGAATTCGCCTATCTCAGTACTTTTGTCTTATTTCTTCTAATCCTTTCCTACCTGATTCTCAGTTCTTTAATTACGATTGAGCTGGAACATATTATACAGGCTTTAGTCTTTTACGGCCTGAGCTGGGTTCTGTATCTGAGCATTTCTACAGTACGGATTGAGAACTTTCTTAACAGAATCACAATGGAAAAGCAGTATGAAATGCTTGAAACTGAGAGTGTTACCGATCCCCTTACGGGTCTTTACAACAGACGTTACTTAAAAGAGGAAATACAGAAGGAACTGTCCCGAAGTGAACGTTCAGGGATAAGATTTTGTATCCTGATGATAGATATCGATCACTTTAAGAAGATAAATGATAATTATGGTCATATAACCGGAGATGATGTTCTTAAGGAGCTGTCTACCATATTAAGGAATTCTGTGAGGATCTCGGATAAGGTATTCCGTTACGGAGGTGAGGAATTTATCGTTCTCCTGCCGGAAACAGTTGCGATTGATGCAAAAATCCTTGGAGAGAGAATTCGGGAAAAAATTGAGAACTTTTCTTTTTCGGGAGTACGTAAAAAAGTAACTATCAGTGCGGGGATAGCTCAGACCAGCGTAGACTGTACCCAGGAGCTGCTCATTCAGAAGGCAGATAAACGTTTATATATGGCCAAAGAAGGCGGCAGGAATGCTGTTGTGTGGAGTAATGGTAGTTCTTCTCAGGATGATCTTTAA
- a CDS encoding chromate transporter: protein MTVLFLYFIFFKIGLFTIGGGLAALPLLQDEALSRGWFSSSQFFHMVAISESTPGPIGINMATYVGLEQAGIFGSLAATLGLVSPSLIIIVIVARYFLHFNEKPLVQSALSGLRPAVTGLIATAAYNVLTVAVIPVQAFRESGRYMDLIEPMNLLIFFLIGFSYLKWKAHPIVYIAASAIAGMVLL from the coding sequence ATGACAGTACTTTTCCTCTATTTTATATTCTTTAAAATCGGACTCTTCACAATCGGAGGCGGTCTGGCAGCCCTCCCCCTTCTGCAGGATGAAGCCCTCAGCCGCGGATGGTTCAGCAGCAGTCAATTTTTCCATATGGTTGCAATCTCTGAATCAACACCCGGTCCCATCGGCATCAATATGGCCACATATGTAGGACTGGAACAGGCAGGGATTTTCGGCTCACTGGCAGCAACCCTCGGTCTTGTAAGCCCCTCATTGATTATAATCGTTATTGTTGCCCGTTATTTTCTCCATTTCAACGAGAAACCCTTAGTTCAGTCAGCTCTGTCCGGACTTAGACCAGCGGTAACAGGTCTGATTGCCACTGCAGCCTACAATGTCCTCACAGTCGCAGTCATTCCAGTTCAGGCCTTCAGAGAGAGCGGGCGTTACATGGATCTCATAGAACCCATGAACCTTCTGATCTTCTTTCTCATCGGATTCTCCTATCTGAAGTGGAAGGCTCATCCCATTGTCTATATCGCAGCTTCGGCTATAGCAGGGATGGTCCTTTTATGA